One part of the Mariniflexile litorale genome encodes these proteins:
- a CDS encoding T9SS type A sorting domain-containing protein, translating into MKNYFLISLVFIPFYLFAQGKENSVKRIYYRDSILAIERLYGNDKKLIRIKTFYKSGELNEDFHYKNGYYNGLSYKYNKSGKKVTIWRFEKGKLIERKDPILEFNKKDEEKIKTIHEKLKHLNNKLSENPNDFKLQLRRAHIRQLLGNNTLALHDFSKIESKLLKLSKEKKINVPNKLLANIYDSKASIYGEYEMKNYATQYKYKALKCNPEDKRLIYNLGSYLYSIKSYRLAEYYLKKALEKRPDHEFSHRALAGLYTDFEDYKKALDHVNLAFMQESNLIKYGTGGVERDIRTLRGFIYHKLGQSDKGITDLKEAIKLNENNSFAYRNLGVVYHDLGNYTKACKLLQKAKQLGYEKTHDRYDLQNYLEFACKNAEVIQTETPSVKNSGLINKPYIYPNPTKDIINIKNLSFENYNYLIFDYAGKLITQGNSNTNNSINMSNLPTGVYILKAHNKNAVETFRIIKE; encoded by the coding sequence ATGAAAAACTACTTCTTAATTTCACTTGTTTTTATTCCTTTTTATCTGTTTGCTCAAGGTAAAGAAAACAGCGTAAAACGTATTTATTATAGAGACAGTATCCTTGCCATAGAAAGATTGTATGGAAATGATAAAAAATTAATACGTATTAAAACATTCTATAAATCGGGAGAATTAAATGAAGATTTTCATTACAAAAATGGATATTATAATGGTTTATCTTATAAATATAACAAGTCAGGAAAGAAAGTTACCATTTGGAGATTTGAAAAAGGCAAACTCATAGAACGCAAAGACCCTATTTTGGAATTTAACAAAAAGGATGAAGAAAAAATAAAAACCATTCATGAAAAATTGAAACACCTAAATAACAAATTAAGCGAAAATCCAAACGACTTTAAATTGCAACTTCGTCGTGCACATATAAGGCAATTATTAGGTAATAATACCTTAGCACTTCATGATTTCAGCAAAATAGAATCCAAACTTTTAAAACTTTCAAAAGAGAAAAAAATCAATGTTCCAAATAAACTTTTAGCAAACATATATGACTCAAAAGCAAGTATTTATGGAGAATATGAAATGAAAAATTATGCCACTCAATATAAATATAAAGCTCTTAAATGCAACCCTGAAGACAAACGATTAATATATAACTTGGGCTCCTATTTATATAGTATTAAATCTTATAGACTTGCAGAATATTACCTTAAGAAAGCCTTAGAAAAAAGACCAGATCATGAGTTTAGTCATCGAGCATTGGCTGGTTTATATACAGATTTTGAAGATTATAAAAAAGCACTAGACCATGTTAATCTTGCTTTTATGCAGGAATCAAACTTAATAAAATATGGCACTGGAGGAGTTGAAAGAGATATAAGGACACTAAGAGGTTTTATTTATCATAAATTAGGTCAATCTGATAAAGGGATTACAGATTTAAAAGAAGCTATCAAATTAAACGAGAACAATTCGTTTGCTTACAGAAACCTTGGTGTTGTTTATCATGATTTAGGAAATTATACAAAAGCTTGCAAATTATTGCAAAAAGCGAAACAACTAGGTTATGAAAAGACTCATGACCGATATGATTTGCAAAACTATTTAGAATTTGCGTGTAAAAACGCCGAAGTAATTCAAACAGAAACACCTTCTGTTAAAAATAGTGGATTGATTAATAAGCCTTACATATATCCAAATCCAACAAAAGACATTATCAACATCAAAAATTTATCTTTTGAAAATTATAATTATTTAATATTCGATTACGCAGGTAAGCTAATAACTCAAGGCAATTCCAATACAAACAATTCTATTAACATGTCTAATTTACCAACAGGTGTTTATATTTTAAAAGCACATAATAAAAACGCCGTTGAAACCTTTAGAATTATAAAAGAATAA
- the purL gene encoding phosphoribosylformylglycinamidine synthase has protein sequence MIHFFGNVTSNIFAVQTTKELSTETTAKLTWLFGNQPKIEQASLDAFFVGPRAAMITPWSTNAVEITQNMGVSDIIRIEEFQAVTEDYKDFDPMISEKFKGLNQNSFTINIKPEPILNIEDIAAYNQKEGLSLSDEEVSYLDGVAKKIGRPLTDSEVFGFSQVNSEHCRHKIFNGTFVIDGEEKPTSLFKLIRKTSETHPNDIVSAYKDNVAFVKGPVVEQFAPKTADKPDYYEIKEFESVISLKAETHNFPTTVEPFNGAATGAGGEIRDRLAGGKGSLPLAGTAVYMTSYSRLEENRPWEQKFEAREWLYQTPMDILIKASNGASDFGNKFGQPLITGSVLTFEHNENGSSSDSKARKLGFDKVIMQAGGIGYGKADQALKDTPKKGDKIVILGGENYRIGMGGAAVSSADTGAFASGIELNAVQRSNPEMQKRAANAVRGMVESDENFIVSIHDHGAGGHLNCLSELVEDTGGKIDLDALPVGDPTLSDKEIIGNESQERMGLVIAEKHIDTLQRIAERERSPIYTVGDVTGDDRFTFESKSNGHKPMDLAMEDMFGSSPKTVLTDKTVVRNYKNPRYKTKNLQIYLEQVLQLEAVACKDWLTNKVDRCVGGKVAKQQCVGALQIPLNNVGVMALDFKGKEGVATSIGHSPISGLINPVAGSRNAITEALTNLVWAPLKDGLQAVSLSANWMWPCKNEGEDARLYEAVKAVSEFAIDLGINVPTGKDSLSMKQKYQDDEVISPGTVIISAGANCNDITKVVEPVLKQNGGAIYYINISQDDFKLGGSSFNQVLNAIGNEAPNVKDSAFVKTVFNTIQDLIKADKIKAGHDVASGGLITTLLELCFAEVNLGADLDLSQLNEEDSIKVLFAENSGIVFQADASVETILSENNIEFFNIGSVNNSGSVNIKNNDDSFSFDVAKTRDVWYKTSYLLDKKQTANNLAEDRFNNYKNQPLQYTFPKHFTGKLEAFKGKRPKAAILREKGSNSEREMANAMYLAGFDVKDVHMTDLISGRETLEDIQFLGAVGGFSNSDVLGSAKGWAGAIKYNEKANKVIKDFFKREDTLSVGICNGCQLWMELELINPEHEVHGKMGHNDSHKHESSFTSVKIQKNNSVMLSTLEGTTLGVWISHGEGKFNLPLSEENYNIVAKYGYEGYPNNPNGSDFNTAMLTDKTGRHLVTMPHMERSTFQWNWANYPENRKDEVSPWLEAFVNARLWLEKK, from the coding sequence ATGATTCATTTCTTTGGAAACGTAACCAGCAACATATTTGCTGTTCAAACAACAAAAGAATTATCAACCGAAACCACCGCTAAATTAACGTGGTTGTTTGGCAACCAGCCTAAAATAGAACAAGCATCACTCGATGCTTTTTTTGTTGGCCCACGTGCTGCCATGATAACACCTTGGAGTACAAATGCGGTTGAAATCACCCAAAACATGGGCGTTTCTGACATTATTCGTATTGAAGAATTTCAAGCAGTTACTGAAGATTATAAAGATTTCGACCCGATGATTTCTGAAAAGTTCAAAGGTTTGAATCAAAATTCATTCACTATAAATATTAAGCCAGAACCTATCCTAAACATTGAAGATATTGCCGCCTACAACCAAAAAGAAGGCTTGTCTTTAAGTGATGAAGAAGTTAGCTATTTAGACGGTGTTGCTAAAAAAATTGGTCGTCCATTAACTGATTCTGAAGTATTTGGATTTTCTCAAGTGAATTCAGAACATTGTCGTCATAAAATTTTCAACGGAACATTTGTAATTGATGGTGAAGAAAAACCAACCTCTCTTTTTAAATTAATTAGAAAAACATCTGAAACACATCCAAACGATATTGTTTCTGCATATAAAGATAATGTGGCTTTTGTAAAAGGCCCGGTAGTTGAGCAGTTTGCACCAAAAACCGCCGATAAGCCTGATTACTATGAAATAAAAGAGTTTGAATCTGTTATTTCCCTTAAAGCGGAAACACATAATTTCCCAACAACCGTAGAGCCTTTTAATGGTGCTGCAACAGGTGCTGGTGGAGAAATTAGAGATAGACTCGCAGGAGGAAAAGGTTCATTACCATTAGCAGGAACAGCAGTTTACATGACCTCTTATTCTCGATTAGAAGAAAATCGCCCATGGGAACAAAAGTTTGAAGCCAGAGAATGGTTGTACCAAACGCCTATGGATATTTTAATAAAAGCCTCAAACGGTGCTTCCGATTTTGGAAACAAATTCGGACAACCCTTAATTACAGGTTCTGTATTAACGTTTGAACACAACGAAAACGGATCTTCAAGCGATTCAAAAGCTAGAAAATTAGGATTCGACAAAGTCATCATGCAAGCTGGAGGTATTGGTTATGGTAAAGCAGACCAAGCGCTTAAAGACACGCCTAAAAAAGGGGATAAAATTGTGATTCTTGGTGGTGAAAATTACAGAATAGGCATGGGTGGTGCTGCAGTGTCTTCGGCAGATACTGGCGCCTTCGCTTCTGGCATTGAGTTAAATGCTGTACAACGTTCCAACCCTGAAATGCAAAAACGTGCTGCCAATGCGGTTCGTGGGATGGTAGAAAGTGATGAAAATTTCATTGTTTCTATTCACGATCATGGTGCTGGTGGGCATTTAAATTGTTTGTCTGAATTGGTAGAAGATACGGGCGGAAAAATAGATTTGGACGCCTTACCTGTGGGAGACCCAACACTTTCTGACAAAGAAATTATAGGTAACGAATCTCAAGAACGTATGGGGTTGGTTATTGCAGAAAAACATATCGATACGTTACAACGTATTGCCGAGCGTGAGCGTTCTCCAATATATACAGTTGGTGATGTAACTGGTGATGATCGATTTACATTTGAGTCTAAATCTAACGGACACAAACCGATGGATTTAGCCATGGAAGATATGTTTGGTAGTTCACCAAAAACAGTTTTAACCGATAAAACGGTTGTTAGAAATTATAAAAACCCGAGATACAAAACTAAAAATTTACAAATCTATTTAGAACAAGTTTTACAACTTGAAGCGGTGGCTTGTAAAGATTGGTTAACAAATAAAGTTGACCGTTGTGTTGGTGGTAAAGTAGCCAAACAACAATGTGTTGGTGCTTTACAAATACCCTTAAACAACGTGGGTGTTATGGCTCTCGATTTTAAAGGAAAAGAAGGTGTTGCCACCTCTATTGGCCACTCGCCTATTTCAGGGTTGATTAACCCTGTTGCAGGAAGTAGAAACGCCATTACCGAAGCACTCACCAACTTGGTTTGGGCACCTTTAAAAGATGGATTACAAGCAGTGTCATTGTCGGCAAACTGGATGTGGCCGTGTAAAAATGAAGGTGAAGATGCCCGTTTATACGAAGCTGTAAAAGCTGTTTCAGAATTTGCTATCGATTTAGGTATTAATGTTCCAACTGGAAAAGATTCGCTTTCCATGAAACAAAAATATCAGGATGATGAAGTTATTTCTCCAGGCACCGTTATTATTTCAGCAGGTGCCAATTGTAATGACATCACTAAAGTTGTTGAGCCTGTTTTAAAACAAAATGGTGGAGCCATATACTATATCAACATCTCACAAGATGATTTTAAATTAGGAGGAAGCTCTTTCAATCAAGTTTTAAATGCTATTGGAAACGAAGCCCCTAATGTAAAAGATTCCGCATTTGTTAAAACTGTTTTTAATACCATACAAGACTTAATTAAAGCCGATAAAATTAAAGCGGGACACGATGTGGCTTCTGGAGGTTTAATCACAACCCTTTTAGAACTTTGTTTTGCTGAAGTAAATTTAGGAGCCGATTTAGATCTTTCTCAATTAAATGAAGAAGATTCTATAAAAGTATTATTTGCTGAAAATTCAGGCATTGTTTTTCAAGCTGATGCTTCAGTAGAAACGATTTTATCAGAAAATAATATCGAATTTTTCAATATTGGCTCCGTAAACAATTCTGGAAGTGTAAATATTAAAAATAACGACGATAGTTTCTCTTTTGATGTTGCTAAAACAAGAGATGTTTGGTACAAAACATCTTATCTGTTAGATAAAAAGCAAACGGCAAATAATTTAGCAGAAGATCGTTTCAATAATTATAAAAACCAACCACTTCAATATACATTTCCTAAACATTTTACTGGAAAACTAGAAGCTTTTAAAGGCAAACGCCCGAAGGCAGCAATTCTGCGTGAAAAAGGAAGTAATTCTGAACGTGAGATGGCAAACGCCATGTACTTAGCTGGTTTTGATGTAAAAGATGTACATATGACCGATTTAATTTCTGGTCGTGAAACTTTGGAAGATATTCAATTTTTGGGTGCTGTTGGAGGTTTCTCAAATTCAGATGTACTTGGTTCTGCAAAAGGTTGGGCAGGTGCCATCAAATACAACGAAAAAGCAAATAAAGTTATTAAGGATTTCTTTAAAAGAGAAGATACTTTATCTGTTGGCATTTGTAATGGTTGCCAATTATGGATGGAATTAGAACTTATCAATCCAGAACACGAGGTTCATGGTAAAATGGGTCACAACGATTCGCATAAACACGAAAGTTCATTTACTTCTGTAAAAATTCAAAAGAATAATTCTGTGATGCTTTCAACACTTGAAGGCACTACGTTGGGTGTTTGGATTTCTCATGGTGAAGGTAAATTTAACCTACCTCTTTCCGAAGAAAACTATAATATTGTTGCAAAATATGGTTATGAAGGTTATCCTAACAACCCTAATGGCTCTGACTTTAATACAGCCATGTTAACCGATAAGACGGGGCGCCACTTAGTAACTATGCCACATATGGAGCGTTCTACCTTCCAATGGAATTGGGCTAACTATCCAGAAAACAGAAAAGATGAAGTATCCCCATGGTTGGAAGCTTTTGTAAATGCTAGACTTTGGTTAGAAAAAAAATAA
- a CDS encoding methyltransferase domain-containing protein — MRLHRNLCFSVIDGLTLIFNEGKYADKVIQQLLKRDKRWGARDRAFVAETTYDIVRWKRLYAEIAEVKEPFDRDNLWRMFAVWATLKGIKLPDWKYFEGTPLRKIKGRFDELSKIRKFKESIPDWMDEIGRKELGDAVWSKEIAALNQQADVVLRVNTLKTTKEKLQTELFDLDIECDFLPDYPNALKLKERANVFSTEAFKNGFFEVQDASSQLVAEFLNVEPGMRVVDACAGAGGKTLHIASLMENKGQIIAMDIYDNKLHELKRRAKRNGAHNIEPRVIDSTKVIKKLYDKADRVLIDAPCSGLGVLRRNPDAKWKLQPEFIDKIKKTQQEILQQYSRMVKVGGQLVYATCSVLPSENQEQVEKFLASEVGANFTLKKDNKVLSHKSGYDGFYMALLERKS; from the coding sequence ATGCGATTACACAGAAATTTATGCTTTTCGGTTATTGATGGATTAACCTTGATTTTTAATGAAGGAAAGTATGCCGATAAAGTTATTCAACAATTATTAAAACGTGATAAACGTTGGGGCGCTCGCGACCGTGCATTTGTTGCAGAAACCACCTATGATATTGTACGCTGGAAACGCCTTTATGCCGAAATTGCTGAAGTTAAAGAACCTTTTGATAGAGATAATTTATGGAGAATGTTTGCTGTTTGGGCAACCTTAAAGGGCATAAAATTACCAGATTGGAAATATTTTGAAGGGACTCCTTTACGCAAAATAAAAGGACGCTTTGATGAATTATCTAAAATAAGAAAATTTAAAGAATCTATCCCCGACTGGATGGATGAGATAGGAAGAAAAGAATTAGGCGATGCTGTATGGAGTAAAGAAATAGCTGCTCTAAACCAACAAGCCGATGTTGTGCTAAGAGTAAACACACTAAAAACTACCAAAGAAAAACTTCAAACTGAACTGTTTGATTTAGATATAGAGTGTGATTTTTTACCAGACTATCCAAATGCTTTAAAACTAAAAGAACGTGCTAATGTATTTTCTACCGAAGCATTTAAAAATGGTTTCTTTGAGGTGCAGGATGCTTCCTCACAATTAGTTGCTGAATTTTTAAATGTAGAACCAGGCATGCGCGTTGTAGATGCTTGTGCAGGTGCAGGTGGCAAAACACTTCACATTGCCTCTCTTATGGAAAATAAAGGGCAAATTATTGCGATGGATATTTATGACAACAAACTTCATGAGTTAAAGCGTCGTGCCAAACGAAACGGCGCTCATAATATTGAACCTCGCGTTATCGATTCCACAAAAGTTATTAAAAAACTATATGATAAGGCAGACCGCGTTTTAATTGACGCACCTTGTTCTGGCCTAGGGGTTCTACGTAGAAACCCTGATGCTAAATGGAAACTACAACCCGAATTTATTGATAAAATAAAGAAAACGCAACAAGAAATTTTACAACAATATTCTAGAATGGTAAAAGTGGGCGGGCAACTAGTTTATGCTACTTGTTCGGTATTACCTTCTGAAAACCAAGAGCAAGTTGAAAAATTTTTAGCTTCCGAAGTTGGGGCAAATTTCACACTTAAAAAAGACAACAAAGTGCTCTCACATAAATCTGGTTATGACGGATTTTATATGGCGCTTTTAGAAAGAAAATCATAA
- a CDS encoding RNA polymerase sigma factor codes for MTENEFIEGLQNHNANAYGKLIDDFQQKVFATCISFVPNKEDAEDIAQDVFMEVFNSIHKFKGNSKLSTWIYKITTNKCLEFIRKRNTKKRFAFMQSLFGNEIPIDKSRYFTEMNHPGILLENKEKSEILFKAINQLPEAQKVVFSLSKVDGMSYQEICDITEKSLSSVESLMFRAKKNLQDSLENFYKNNK; via the coding sequence TTGACTGAAAACGAATTTATAGAAGGCTTACAAAACCATAACGCGAATGCGTATGGCAAGTTAATAGACGATTTTCAGCAAAAGGTTTTTGCTACCTGCATTTCATTTGTACCCAATAAAGAAGATGCCGAAGATATTGCACAAGATGTTTTTATGGAAGTTTTTAATTCGATTCATAAATTTAAAGGGAATTCGAAACTATCTACTTGGATTTATAAAATCACGACCAATAAATGTTTAGAATTTATTAGAAAGCGGAATACGAAAAAGCGTTTTGCTTTTATGCAATCGCTTTTTGGAAATGAGATTCCAATAGATAAGAGTCGCTATTTTACAGAAATGAATCATCCGGGGATTTTATTAGAAAACAAAGAGAAAAGCGAAATCCTTTTTAAGGCTATAAATCAATTGCCAGAAGCTCAGAAAGTCGTGTTTTCGTTAAGTAAGGTGGACGGTATGAGTTATCAGGAAATTTGTGATATTACCGAGAAAAGTTTATCGTCGGTAGAATCATTAATGTTTCGAGCAAAAAAGAATTTACAAGATTCTTTAGAGAATTTTTATAAAAATAATAAGTAG
- a CDS encoding EF-hand domain-containing protein, with product MKSNRLRTAVLVFGIALFMTNNTFGQSEKRDDRKEPPTFKELLKKMDANDDGKLSKEEIEGPLKDHFEKVDADKDGFITEEELKKAPKPKRR from the coding sequence ATGAAAAGTAACAGATTAAGAACAGCAGTATTAGTTTTTGGAATTGCATTATTTATGACGAATAACACCTTTGGGCAATCGGAGAAAAGAGACGATAGAAAAGAACCACCAACTTTTAAGGAGTTATTAAAAAAGATGGATGCCAATGATGATGGTAAACTTTCTAAAGAAGAAATAGAGGGACCTCTAAAAGATCATTTTGAAAAAGTTGATGCCGATAAAGATGGTTTTATTACTGAAGAGGAATTAAAGAAAGCGCCGAAGCCAAAAAGAAGATAG
- a CDS encoding CotH kinase family protein codes for MKRINSIKIVIKTTVFVMLIACFTACSNDDSAVVEAMEDEEIAVIIDDTDFEATDWTSETHSKDADPNFDEVFDDNAVKRLDIVVTEARWQAMLDDMTSLYGTFGGNSVGPGGVGSASGGLTEIDEDPIFVPAEVFYNGKEWYRVGVRFKGNSSLQSSWQAGILKLSFKLDFDEFEDDYPQIKNQRFYGFKKLSLKNNYDDTSMLREKVAMDVFRNSGLVGSHTAFYTVYVDHGDGSQYFGVYTLVEEVDDTVVDTQFSSDDGNLYKPDGDAASFANGTYDEDEYVKKNNEDEADFSDVESLLSILHDDSRTTDAATWRTNLEAVFDTDVFLKYLAVNTVIQNWDTYGRMTHNYYLYNNPDTNKLTWIPWDNNEALQEGKQGGSPALDFSDISASQWPLIGYLYNDSVYKAKYDSYVQEAVDGSFNTNSMQSLYTSYSTLIEPYATTEVSGYTFLNSSSDFYTAINQLKSHVSSRATAVNNYLNN; via the coding sequence ATGAAAAGAATAAATTCAATTAAAATAGTGATAAAAACAACGGTTTTTGTTATGCTTATTGCTTGTTTTACTGCTTGTAGTAATGACGATTCTGCTGTGGTAGAAGCGATGGAAGACGAAGAAATAGCAGTCATTATAGATGATACCGATTTTGAAGCCACAGATTGGACTTCGGAAACACACAGTAAAGATGCAGATCCAAATTTTGATGAAGTTTTTGATGATAATGCCGTGAAAAGATTAGATATCGTTGTTACAGAAGCACGTTGGCAAGCGATGCTAGATGATATGACAAGCCTTTACGGAACATTTGGGGGGAATTCAGTTGGGCCAGGTGGCGTTGGATCAGCCAGTGGCGGATTAACAGAAATTGACGAAGATCCTATTTTTGTGCCAGCTGAAGTTTTTTATAATGGAAAAGAATGGTACCGTGTGGGCGTTCGTTTTAAAGGGAACTCAAGTTTGCAATCGAGTTGGCAAGCGGGTATTTTAAAATTATCATTCAAACTTGATTTTGATGAATTTGAAGATGATTATCCACAAATAAAGAATCAACGTTTTTATGGCTTTAAAAAATTAAGTCTTAAAAATAATTACGACGACACATCGATGCTTCGAGAAAAAGTGGCGATGGACGTGTTTAGAAATTCAGGTTTAGTAGGGTCGCATACAGCATTTTACACGGTTTATGTAGATCATGGTGATGGTTCTCAATATTTTGGAGTGTATACGTTGGTAGAAGAAGTTGATGATACGGTTGTCGATACTCAATTTTCTAGTGATGATGGAAACTTATACAAACCAGATGGCGATGCTGCAAGTTTTGCTAACGGTACCTATGATGAAGATGAATATGTAAAGAAGAATAATGAAGATGAAGCAGATTTTTCAGATGTTGAAAGCTTATTATCAATATTACATGATGACTCAAGAACTACCGATGCAGCTACATGGCGAACTAATTTAGAAGCCGTTTTTGATACCGATGTGTTCTTAAAATATTTAGCCGTAAATACCGTCATTCAAAATTGGGATACTTATGGTAGAATGACTCATAACTATTATTTATATAATAATCCAGATACTAATAAATTAACTTGGATTCCATGGGATAATAATGAAGCGCTTCAAGAAGGTAAACAAGGAGGATCGCCTGCACTCGATTTTTCAGATATATCAGCAAGTCAATGGCCGTTAATTGGTTACTTATACAACGATAGCGTTTATAAAGCTAAATATGATAGTTATGTTCAAGAAGCTGTCGATGGTTCCTTCAACACCAACAGTATGCAATCGCTTTACACTTCATATTCAACTTTAATTGAGCCCTATGCAACTACCGAAGTTTCTGGTTATACTTTTTTAAATTCTAGTTCAG